The DNA region GTCGCGGTAACAGTTGGTGTTTTATCTATTAGCACTTCATAAGAAAAATCTTGGTTTTTACCAATGTTTTCTTGTTTTATCTGATTTTCCAATTCATCTGCAACTTCCAGCATCGTTTTTTTTAAATTTGCCGCATCTTCTTGTTTATTCCGACCTTTTCCAAGTTCTGTGTTTTCGGAAACTTTGGTCTGGATCAACTGGTTTACTTTAAACGAAGCTTCCTGCAGCGCATATTCTTTGATATCCTTCATTTTTGTGATTTGATCGACTGCACTGATTTGCAAAAAGTTATTCCTTGCATGGATGAAAATCCCCATCATCACGAGGCTGACCAAAATGATCGCTCCTAATGTATAAAGCAACGCATATCCTGTTTCATCATGTTTTATTTGTTTACCAGCGCCCTTCACCGGGAATCTCTCCTCTCGCTTTCATCTCATCTCGATAGGTCAACTCTGCTTTTCTTACATATAAAATCTTAGCAGCCTCTTTTTCCTCGATTCCTTGTGCTCCTGAAAGATTGATATCCTCTCCACCCGCTTCAAGATAATCGCTAAAATCGATCTGGTCTTTATAAAAAAGAATCGTCACACTCGTTTGAATCGTAAAGGTATCACGGTAATTTGGTGTTTCAAATTGTGTTTTTAGCGATTCGTTCTTATTTTTTTTCTGAAACACTTTGATTTTGTAGTCCTTATTTTTCAATTGATACGTTTTGCCTGCACTTTTTTCAGCATCTAAAACATCAGTGATCCCTATTTTGTTTTTCCCAGCATCTATCCAGTCGATCGATTTTAAATCCGCTCGTTCAGGATCGAATACAGTAATGACTTGCTGGTCTAGCCAAGAGCTCTTTCCTGTTGTACCATTTGTAGTGAACTTGCCAAGATAACCAGCTTTTTCGTAAAGACCTTTTTTATTCATGATTCCATTCATTTGTACGATCATATCATTAGCTATTTGTTGGAATTCAACTTGCTGCCCTTGAATCGTAAAGGCTTTGCCAAGACTGTTGATGATCATGCCAAAAAAAAGAATCACAATCGAAAAAATCGCTAATGTCGCAATCATTTCTACTAAGCTCAGCCCTTTTTCATCTTTGAGAAGCTTTTTCATGCACGTATCATCTCCCATCAATAATCGACTACCCAATTAAAAACAGTATCTGTCATAAACGCCCCCGTCTTTCCATCATAAATCTCTAGATTCAGCTCGATCCCATCTTTACGAAGATCCTTTGTTCCCTCCTTGTAGTTCACTTTGCAAAGGACAACAAAAAAATGATTTGTCTGATTTCCTATGTACTTACCCAAATAATGTGCTTCTTCTTTGATCGATCCATCAGAATTTTTCCAACGGTCAGGCAGCTCTGCTTCCTTTTCTGAATAGTGATAGTCTACTTTTCTTTCTATATTCTCTTTTCCTGCTTCTACTCTCCCTGTATAATCGATCTTTTCTTCACCATATAAGGGAATCTGCTTGCTACCATCATCTTTCATTTGAATACCTGAGTTATCAAGAATCAAATATGCCCTTCTTGATTTTTGTTGATCCGTCAAATGACGTTCATCTCTTATACTAAAAACATAAGGATTCAAGCCAGCTAGATCCTGCGTTTGACCACGATACCCCATCCATTCTTTTAACTCATCTCGAACATACTGAGCTTCTTTCTTTTTTTCGTTCAATTCTATCAATTGCTGATTTCTGATGAGCATTGATGCCAATAGCATAAAAGTTGTTCCCAAGATGACAACTGAGACCAAAACTTCTGCAAGAGTCAGTCCCTCTTCATTTTCCAGCATCAACAACTCCCCCTTTATTAACGATATCTCGCGAAATTATTTCCATTACATCCAAATTATTAAATGTTCGAAGTTACTATACTACAAAAATAACACCGTTTCAACATAAAATAACGATATACCCGAAATAAAAAAAGGGCCCATATAAATATAAATAACCACAAATGACACAACAGATTTTTTCAAACAAAAAAATATCTTCATTTTAATCAAAATAATAGACTTTTATTCAAATTTTCCATCATAAAAAGCCTTTTATTTTTCTGATAGAACTATAAATTTTATATAATTATCAAAAAACAAGAATTTTTAAAAAACTTAAAATTAATATTAAATAACAAATAATTGTTTATTCGATCGAATTCATTCGAAAATAAACAAAAATAAGGCTGAAATAAAAGCTAATGATTAGCTTTTATTTCAGCCTTTTAACTGTTAAACAGTATCAATAATTTTTAGTACAACTCTAAATATTGTTCTCTTTCCCATTCAGAGACTGTTTGACGAAACGCAGCCCATTCCATTCGCTTAGCTTCAACAAAATTCGCATAAATGTGGTTACCTAAAGCATCGATCATCACTTCATCTTTACGTAATTCTTTGATGGCATTATGCAACGTTGATGGTAGATCATGAATTTGCGCTTCATTACGCTCTTCTTCATTCATCACATAGATGTTACGATCCACAGCATCAGGTGGCGTGATTTCATTTTTGATTCCGTTCAACCCAGCTTGTAAAAGAACTGCCATCGATAAGTAAGGATTTGCAGAAGGGTCAACTGAACGTAATTCTAAACGAGTAGATAAACCGCGCGATTCTGGTACACGGACAAGCGGCGAACGGTTTCGACCACTCCAAGCCACGTACACAGGCGCTTCATAACCAGGCACTAAACGTTTATATGAATTCACAGTCGGATTGCAGACCGCTGTGTACGCACGTGCATGTTTCAGCAGTCCACCAAGAAAGTGATACGCGGTTTGACTTAGCTGCATTGGTCCATTTTCATCATAAAAGACATTTTCCTCGCCTTTAAACAACGACATATTACAATGCATTCCCGAACCACTGATTCCATAAAGCGGTTTAGGCATAAATGTCGCATGCAGTCCATGCTTACGAGCAATTGTTTTTACAACTAACTTGAATGTTTGGATGTTGTCACACGCTTCGATCACATCTGCATATTTAAAGTCGATTTCATGTTGACCTGGCGCTACTTCATGATGAGAGGCTTCAACTTCAAAACCTAAGCTTTCAAGCTCAAGCACAATGTCTCTACGGCAATTCTCACCTAAATCGGTGGGAGCAAAATCAAAATAACCTCCGCGGTCATTTAGATCTGTCGTGATCTTTCCATCTTCATCCAATTTAAATAAGAAAAATTCTGGCTCAGGACCTAAATTGAAAGACGTAAATCCAAGCTCTTTCATATCTTCAAGTGCACGTTTTAAGTTTCCACGAGGATCTCCAGCAAAAGGTTCTCCACTCGGATTATAAATATCACAGATCAAACGAGCAACCTTCCCGTGATCGCTCTCCCACGGAAAAATCATCCATGTAGATAAGTCTGGATATAAATACATATCACTTTCTTCGATCCGTACAAAACCTTCAATAGAAGAGCCATCAAACATCATTTTGTTGCTTAACACTTTGTCTAATTGACTCACTGGAACTTCCACATTTTTGATCGTTCCCATAATGTCTGTGAACATTAATCGTAAAAATCGAACATTTTCTTCATCGGCGATACGTTTGATATCTTCTACTGTGTTTTGTTTCTTCGTCATTGTCTTCCTTCACGTCCTTCATTTTTTTGTAAAATACAGCGATTATAACTTTGGTCCTCTGGATTGGAATGGATTTTGTTGAGTAAGTCCCCCTTGAGAAATAAGTTCATCATATAAAATCTTCCGAACATCCTCATCTGTCAACGGTCTGTTCGACTCTTGGGCATGTATTTGTTCTTCCAGCTTCATTTCATAGACACGTTTGATCCCTGCCATATTTAGACCGTCAGACAAGTAATCTTTGATTTCAAGCAAAACATCAATATCATTCAGTGAATACATACGGCGATTTCCTTCGCTTCTTTCCGGATGAATCAAATCTTGCTCTTCATAATAACGGATTTGACGTGCTGATAAATCGGTCAGCTTCATAACTGTACCAATTGGAAAAACCGACATCGATCTTCTCAGTTCCTTCTCTCTCATATCCACCCCCCTCTCTTAGATAGGTATAGAATATCAATACTTTTTTCTCTTGTCAATGATTTATGTAAGGTTTTCTAACATAAAATAAAAAAAGGCTCCTTGAGGATACCTTTCTTGCATCAAAGTAAAATCGATCTTTATTAAAACTATGGTAAAAAAAGAACAAACAGAAGATTGATAGCTGGTAAAAAGCAAGCATAAACCGATATCTTCCATTCAGCTTCTTTACCTTTCGTTTTCAAAAGTTGTTGATATAGCAAATATAAATTAATAATCAAGAAAACAGAGGCACACATAAAAACTCTAGCCCCCGATGCATACATCGTAGGCGAAAACCACATGATCATTGAGGAAAAGACTGCGGCGCAATAACTTAACCCTAGAAAAATTTTTTGCTCAGATACAGTAATTGAACAGACAATGACCAACAGGAAAAACAATCCCCATAGTACAAATGGTGCCACAGCTCCTAGTACACTACCATGAAACAAGTTTCCTTGCTTGATTTCTAAAAGTAAATCGATTTTGGTAATCGCTTGAAAATTCGTAAATCGATCAGGAAATGTATGAACTAACAATAATAAGAACGCTGTATAAACTCCTGTAACTTTAATTAACATCCTCTTAGCATCGATGAGCGCAGAAACAATAAACAGAACAATAAATAGCAATAATAACTTCGTTTGCCAGCCCTCAAACAACCATGAGCTCCCTCTGAGAACCTTTGTAAAAATAGACAAATCATGATAATCTGGCATCCACATTTTCACTTCTTGCTGCAAGCGTAAGTCATTTCCAGGGGCAGAAAGCATGAAAATAGCACCGCCAATGAAAAATGAAGTCGGAAGGAAAAGAAGGTAATTCTCTTTTTGTTTTCGTAGAAAAATTGCTACATGATAAATCAAGACAACCCCAATAACACAAGCAATCAATTGTTCATTTGATAAAGAAAACAGAAATGCTGGTAACAAATAAGGCCAAACAGTCGTTTGTTTTCTTCTAAAAAAGTTATCTGCATAAGGAATCAATGCAAATAAACCTAAAGACAGCGGCCATAGATAATTGGTCGCTCCAGTGATCCAAAATAATGCATCCTTCATCACAAAAACGTTCATAAATCCTAAAGAAAAAAACGCTACTAAAAAGTTCACTCGAGTGACCTTTTCACTGAATAGTCGAACTAATGAATAACTATATAAAAACCAAGCACAAGCACTAATGAAATGATGCACAAACAGAGGGACTAAGAAAATAAAATACAGTGTTGTTTCTGGGAATAATCGCGCCGACCATTCTTCATATCGCCACTGAAGATAGCTGAACAAATCATATTCTCTAGGAGCCGTCATAAACCATCCGTCATCTGTTTTTACATCGATCTTAAAATTTGTGAGGTACAAAAAAACCAAAAGGAACAAGCCGCCATAAAAAAATAGATTCTTTTTATTTTTCTTGATAAAATCAACCAACATACTATACCACCTTAACCCAAACTTTTAATCAGTATATCATTTCACTTCCAAAATAACTACACCAGTTCAAAAAAAGTTACATACAAAACAGAAATCGTTTTGTATGTAACTTTTTCCTCTTTACTCTTCTTCAGCCCTTAGCCACTTGGAAGCTTTTTTAGCAAAGCCCTTGACATGATAGACATTTTTTTCTTCATCAAAATTCTCTGATAGCAACAATGTATGACGAGTCACTTCACTTAATTGTTGTCCTTGGTCAGAGCGTATATCAAACTCATAGGGAAGCAGTAACTCCATCATTTTTTCTCTGACAACGCGAGTTAAATCTTCTTTGCCGCGTGTACTTTTAGCAGAAATCAGTACATTAGGAAATAAAGTCGGCGTAAAATCGTTCGGATCGATTTGGTCGCTCTTATTATAAACCGTTAAAACTGGGATCTGCTCTAGATCAAGGTCATTTAACAGCTCAACGACTGTTTGTTCATGCTGTAGACGATCTTCCGCACTCGCGTCAACAACGTGCAGCAAGAGATCCATACTACGGCTTTCTTCTAACGTTGATTGAAACGCTTCGATCAACTGCGTCGGCAAATCTTGAATGAATCCTACCGTATCAGTAATCGTCACGATCATTCCTTGTGGAAGCTGCCATTTTTTAGTTAATGGATCAAGCGTTGCAAACAACTGATCTTCCGAGTAAGTACCAGCTGTCGTTAATAAGTTCAAA from Enterococcus sp. 9D6_DIV0238 includes:
- a CDS encoding DUF6056 family protein, which encodes MLVDFIKKNKKNLFFYGGLFLLVFLYLTNFKIDVKTDDGWFMTAPREYDLFSYLQWRYEEWSARLFPETTLYFIFLVPLFVHHFISACAWFLYSYSLVRLFSEKVTRVNFLVAFFSLGFMNVFVMKDALFWITGATNYLWPLSLGLFALIPYADNFFRRKQTTVWPYLLPAFLFSLSNEQLIACVIGVVLIYHVAIFLRKQKENYLLFLPTSFFIGGAIFMLSAPGNDLRLQQEVKMWMPDYHDLSIFTKVLRGSSWLFEGWQTKLLLLFIVLFIVSALIDAKRMLIKVTGVYTAFLLLLVHTFPDRFTNFQAITKIDLLLEIKQGNLFHGSVLGAVAPFVLWGLFFLLVIVCSITVSEQKIFLGLSYCAAVFSSMIMWFSPTMYASGARVFMCASVFLIINLYLLYQQLLKTKGKEAEWKISVYACFLPAINLLFVLFLP
- a CDS encoding type II secretion system protein, producing MLENEEGLTLAEVLVSVVILGTTFMLLASMLIRNQQLIELNEKKKEAQYVRDELKEWMGYRGQTQDLAGLNPYVFSIRDERHLTDQQKSRRAYLILDNSGIQMKDDGSKQIPLYGEEKIDYTGRVEAGKENIERKVDYHYSEKEAELPDRWKNSDGSIKEEAHYLGKYIGNQTNHFFVVLCKVNYKEGTKDLRKDGIELNLEIYDGKTGAFMTDTVFNWVVDY
- a CDS encoding PilW family protein, yielding MKKLLKDEKGLSLVEMIATLAIFSIVILFFGMIINSLGKAFTIQGQQVEFQQIANDMIVQMNGIMNKKGLYEKAGYLGKFTTNGTTGKSSWLDQQVITVFDPERADLKSIDWIDAGKNKIGITDVLDAEKSAGKTYQLKNKDYKIKVFQKKNKNESLKTQFETPNYRDTFTIQTSVTILFYKDQIDFSDYLEAGGEDINLSGAQGIEEKEAAKILYVRKAELTYRDEMKARGEIPGEGRW
- a CDS encoding MerR family transcriptional regulator; translated protein: MREKELRRSMSVFPIGTVMKLTDLSARQIRYYEEQDLIHPERSEGNRRMYSLNDIDVLLEIKDYLSDGLNMAGIKRVYEMKLEEQIHAQESNRPLTDEDVRKILYDELISQGGLTQQNPFQSRGPKL
- the glnA gene encoding type I glutamate--ammonia ligase; this encodes MTKKQNTVEDIKRIADEENVRFLRLMFTDIMGTIKNVEVPVSQLDKVLSNKMMFDGSSIEGFVRIEESDMYLYPDLSTWMIFPWESDHGKVARLICDIYNPSGEPFAGDPRGNLKRALEDMKELGFTSFNLGPEPEFFLFKLDEDGKITTDLNDRGGYFDFAPTDLGENCRRDIVLELESLGFEVEASHHEVAPGQHEIDFKYADVIEACDNIQTFKLVVKTIARKHGLHATFMPKPLYGISGSGMHCNMSLFKGEENVFYDENGPMQLSQTAYHFLGGLLKHARAYTAVCNPTVNSYKRLVPGYEAPVYVAWSGRNRSPLVRVPESRGLSTRLELRSVDPSANPYLSMAVLLQAGLNGIKNEITPPDAVDRNIYVMNEEERNEAQIHDLPSTLHNAIKELRKDEVMIDALGNHIYANFVEAKRMEWAAFRQTVSEWEREQYLELY